Proteins found in one Zea mays cultivar B73 chromosome 1, Zm-B73-REFERENCE-NAM-5.0, whole genome shotgun sequence genomic segment:
- the LOC103640618 gene encoding glycosyltransferase BC10, with product MPPPYMLLLFVPAVFVFFLEPRLVPPRTLPAIPDADEAEDLALFRRAVLLSSSSSSSAHRQTKQKVAFLFLTNSGLAFAPLWEKYFAGNHGLLNIYVHADPSTPLSLPPSARSFHGRVVRGSKATQRASATLISAARRLIAAALLDDPANRFFALLSQSCVPLRPFPALHRALAADPNHRSFIEVLGAAPTLRDRYSARGDGAMVPEVPFESFRVGSQFFVLARRHAVAVVGDRRLWGKFRLPCLVERRRSCYPEEHYFPTLLDMLDPAGCAGFSLTSVNWTGSFDGHPRTYRPEEVSADLIRDLRRPKSNGTYSHMFARKFAPGCLAPLMEIADSVILRD from the coding sequence ATGCCGCCGCCGTACATGCTTCTGCTCTTCGTCCCGGCCGTCTTCGTCTTCTTCCTGGAGCCGCGCCTCGtcccgccccgcacgctcccggcGATCCCGGACGCCGACGAGGCGGAGGACCTGGCGCTGTTCCGCCGCGCCGTGCtcctctcctcctcctcctcctcctccgcccaCCGGCAAACGAAGCAGAAGGTGGCGTTCCTGTTCCTGACCAACTCGGGCCTCGCCTTCGCGCCGCTCTGGGAGAAGTACTTCGCGGGGAACCACGGCCTGCTCAACATCTACGTCCACGCGGACCCATCCACCCCGCTCAGCCTCCCGCCCTCCGCGCGCTCCTTCCACGGCCGCGTGGTGCGGGGCAGCAAGGCCACGCAGCGGGCCTCCGCCACGCTCATCTCCGCCGCGCGCCGCCTCATCGCCGCCGCGCTGCTCGACGACCCGGCCAACCGCTTCTTCGCGCTGCTATCCCAGTCCTGCGTCCCGCTACGCCCTTTTCCCGCCCTCCACCGCGCGCTCGCCGCCGACCCCAATCACCGCAGCTTCATCGAGGTCCTCGGCGCCGCGCCCACGCTGCGCGACCGGTACAGCGCGCGCGGCGACGGCGCCATGGTCCCCGAGGTTCCGTTCGAGAGCTTCCGCGTCGGGTCCCAGTTCTTCGTGCTCGCCAGACGGCACGCCGTGGCGGTGGTCGGGGACAGGCGGCTGTGGGGCAAGTTCCGGCTGCCCTGCCTCGTCGAGAGGCGGCGCTCGTGCTACCCGGAGGAGCACTACTTCCCGACGCTGCTGGACATGCTGGACCCCGCCGGGTGCGCCGGGTTCTCGCTCACCAGCGTCAACTGGACcggctccttcgacggccacccGCGCACGTACCGGCCGGAGGAGGTGTCCGCCGACCTCATCAGGGACCTCAGGAGGCCGAAGTCCAACGGCACGTACTCACACATGTTCGCGCGCAAGTTCGCGCCTGGGTGCCTCGCGCCGCTCATGGAGATCGCCGACTCTGTCATCCTCCGTGACTAG